The genomic stretch TTCCGTTTGGATCAATGGCCAATCCCTGAGGATTACGGACACCGTAGGCATAAATTTCAGGTTTGTATCCTTTTTTTCCGATAAACGGATTTCCGTGAGCTGGTTTTCCTTCTTTGGTAATCCTGATAATTTTACCTAAATAATTATCTGTTTTCTGAGCATAGACCCTTGTTACCTTATCAGACCTTTCACCGGTACTCACAAACAAGTTTCCGTCTTTATCAAAAACCAACCTGCTTCCATAATGCTTGTCTCCGTCATAAGAAGGCTCTGCCCGGAAAATCACTTTCACATCTGAAATAGATTTAAAATCTCCTGTTAACTTCCCTTTCGCTACAGAGGTAAGGTTTCCTTTTCCAAATGGTTCCGAAAAACTGAAATAAATAATAGAATTGGTAGTAAAATCAGGATCCAATGCTACATCAAGCATTCCTCCCTGGCCTTTTGCATCTACTTTTGGAAAGCCCTCTACTTTAGAAATTTCTTTTCCATCCATAGAAACAACATTCATATACCCTCTTTTGTCTGTAATAAGAAATCTTCCATCCGGTAAATTAATTATTCCCCATGGCCTGCCAAGGTCTTTATTCAGGATCTCAACATTGTAAGCGGTGTTTGTCTTTAGTGCTTTAATTCTTGTTTGTCCTTTAAATGCAGGCTGATACTCAGAATTAGGCTTTCCAATCTCTACGCTTCCATCGTTTCCTGTCTGTTGTGCCTGTGCATTATTTTTTTTACATGAAGATAAAGTGAGCAAAAGACTCATTATCGGAATATAAAATTGATTGATTTTCATGATATTATGATTAGGTGTATAAAAATGAATGGAAAAATAATGCCATAACAGTTATTCAAAATTTGATAAAATGCATT from Chryseobacterium indologenes encodes the following:
- a CDS encoding PQQ-dependent sugar dehydrogenase codes for the protein MKINQFYIPIMSLLLTLSSCKKNNAQAQQTGNDGSVEIGKPNSEYQPAFKGQTRIKALKTNTAYNVEILNKDLGRPWGIINLPDGRFLITDKRGYMNVVSMDGKEISKVEGFPKVDAKGQGGMLDVALDPDFTTNSIIYFSFSEPFGKGNLTSVAKGKLTGDFKSISDVKVIFRAEPSYDGDKHYGSRLVFDKDGNLFVSTGERSDKVTRVYAQKTDNYLGKIIRITKEGKPAHGNPFIGKKGYKPEIYAYGVRNPQGLAIDPNGNLWDVEMGPRGGDEINLIQPGKNYGWGDVTYGIEYSGAKVGEGITRKEGTEQPVYYWDPVISPSGVTFYTGNIEEWKGNLFIGCLSGEHINRIVMKDNKVIGEERLLADQSERFRDVLDGMDGNLYAVTDSGKLYRISKK